In the Pseudochaenichthys georgianus chromosome 1, fPseGeo1.2, whole genome shotgun sequence genome, one interval contains:
- the polq gene encoding DNA polymerase theta: MSTSGPSLKKKSYMGQHQIKKKSFHAPDVPPDRLLQKPDKTNISRTDGGEGFPLGESTLALDEEMLQVLDAVDPVKPAVPTACPTTGNRNAQEEAASSAALAPVRTERAPQPGGLTLPHRAPGPQGRVCVSGESNRQGWRLDCKNLAQRLLFSEDSEEAGCAQRGPYNTKAPPASACINGLSGQEIKNSRQVDNSTNRQASTHRRKNSPGSNNQSVSNMNADPPPDGSRDYILFSPTHLAANMKKAKLQSSLQNHSASVLTVPSGLDLTTLNDTLPQPGVALCAPAGQAEKLLLCSWGLPKPVLERYQKHGVTHMFEWQAQCLTVGQVLQGGNLVYSAPTSAGKTLVAELLMLKRVLETKRKALFILPFVSVAKEKMHYLQSVFEEAGVRVEGYMGSTSAAGGFSKLDVAVCTIEKANSLVNRLIEEDNMGLLGMVVVDELHMVGDSGRGYLLELLLTKIRYISQKQNTTGSLSEGVQIIGMSATLPNLSLLAGWLGAELYQTDYRPVPLLEHFKVGCNIYDKSLSVVRKFTPLPHIKGDDDHIVSLCYETVREGRSVLLFCPSKNWCEKLADSIAREFYNLRNAGGQGEAEPQAVRLDRDGLVDVVAQLRRTPAGLDPILQRTVPWGVAFHHAGLTFDERDVLEGAFRQCTVRVLAATSTLSSGVNLPARRVIIRSPTFNGHMLDPLTYKQMAGRAGRKGVDTIGESVLVCKEIERQKGITLLTGTLQPISSCLVRREGEGVTTSMLRAILEIIVGGVASTPQDVRSYALCSLLAASIKCDGIKESTEETNTGAIEASVEWLMENEFISIQKEGQEERYCPTQLGAATLSSSLSPPEALGIFADLQRAMKGFVLENDLHILYLITPLYAEWTTIDWYQFFCLWEQLSSSMKRVAELVGIQEGFLARSVTGKLVAKTEKQRRQMAIHKRFFTTIVLHDLVNEVPLGTVASKYNCNRGQLQSLQQSASTYAGMVTVFCKRLGWHNMELLLSQFQTRLSFGVQRELVDLVRVSLLNATRARAVYAQGLCTVAELARATVADVEKALRNAIPFKSSKRAVDESEVEAAERRSLRCVWVTGGRALTEQEAAVEIVSEARLLLQEDLARLGVQWDPTTLPPGAPAVNSPDDSDTSTASDLSSHEAQLDNNKDPQQGDKIEKSRDIERHGEESEEKNKLKEWKMEEEKDKREQGSKFQVRVVNRKPEEHRQLNRTDNRTTMNGVQVERSKGTKNDETNDKILTTNNTEDPDEKRERQKQTRPKQGGEEQKKSEQKEGEKSKEFVSIRPESPQANRPVAERSLTQELADLISSPLPLPMLRPQPSLSPMPPPRFRARVEEQHIVPVRTSDGLAASPVHPRRLMHSRALSKVLNSIQTDKSLQNNVAPAETSHSIPSAPAGQVTSAVSVPDPLEKTPPGISSPSDADMLDNPLIVSPASVPLFSPEAKRRRMDGGEVDAFSSPELYAGEAEGDVKKGEESFGDSFELDTQTERMIVQPAFQHRDGIDRGTSQTVETEMIEGVVKTAVEINQDNNEGHLEASVDACPRFNVSITDSQMELILNTSNQNSPGPWGDNVVEDKDEGGDEEAASESVNRSSSFLFDSLYDSSLLAGLGQSDEEEPVGQEIINPLPSSQEQRRSELLANQEAENQEAVQWGESSFNLSEWGDSLIVGEHFLERQSLLKHTERAQGATRQKAQQPNPDNVQMSESQPELRQTKPQPTTTTTTTNQNEHEKANGSNNQGNKHTNKQHSYAQSDNKPGKRQETINEQGENGKQGETHVKKGEMNAVLLDKAVLNHPEVQNAPESCFDCSPGLQDIFDRWPSMSDQPWHNTTTGHLTTHTLKHAANTAEVPDPPQTSIQVERKGAKSKAVVAENDSREEQPSRRDSENVTERPGSAGDLIPPTQETPPVTPRVKMTTSSVQSPLISKPIKQSTPSTRLLQKQVITKCPPSGPGHSRHRSEAVTEQPNCTSDRSHGHQRGQKPNTVTRSRARTKILLHSDQNLSPPGGPASPPPRGKLPSDAESPATDEGFSLQLSQDTSLGSSSSRAFSIVDVASDRRLFNTFINEWRTKERYSLALACEKREHSNQTEEDIGGKHKRASAANQRLHRDDGFPIIDRDGLVLIGLSVCWGARDAYYVSLQQEQSKGLSASLAPPPLDDDLPVSERLQQVKAGLSRTPTAPTGGVVVTWDIIQVYKTLVMSCGISLEGNCEDPKVACWLLDPGSEERTLPNMVTVYCPEELPLLGGLGNPHAHDPRVRAATKSVLVHAVMNHLTGLLEKDGMLDLFRSIEMPSQVSLALLELNGVGFSVEECERQKHVMQAKLSALESQAYNLAGHSFSLTSIDDIAQVLFLELHLPPNGDVGGSKSKKTLGYTRRGGGRVRLGKQFSTTKDVLEKLRPLHPLPGVILEWRRITNALTKVVFPLQREKQYHNTLAMDRIYPIAQTHTATGRVSFTEPNIQNVPKDFEISMPTVVGESPPSQDGKTGKKRRSAVTSEQGPAFCVSMRHAFVPFAGGMILAADYSQLELRVLAHLSKDQRLLQVLNGGADVFRCIAAEWKSIDPESVNDNLRQQAKQICYGIIYGMGAKSLGEQMGVEENDAACYIESFKARYKGINAFLRETVKNCIKNGYVQTLMGRRRYLPEITNANTHVKGHAERQAVNTTVQGSAADIVKLATVNIQKRLRKTYPAAPLSHQHTHSASSNRRVRTSPLRGAYFVLQLHDELIYETTEEDLIQVAHIVKREMESAVKLYVKMKAKVKVGPSWGNLQDLDI, from the exons ATGAGCACCTCAGGTCCTTCGCTGAAAAAGAAGAGCTACATGGGGCAGCACCAAATCAAGAAGAAAAG TTTCCATGCTCCTGATGTTCCACCAGACAGACTGTTGCAGAAACCCGACAAAACAAACATCAGCCGCACA GATGGAGGAGAAGGGTTTCCACTGGGGGAATCCACTTTAGCTTTAGATGAAGAAATGCTTCAGGTGTTGGATGCTGTAGATCCCGTGAAGCCTGCCGTTCCCACTGCATGTCCAACAACAGGAAACAGAAATGCACAGGAAGAGGCAGCATCATCAGCGGCATTGGCCCCTGTACGTACTGAAAGAGCACCTCAGCCCGGGGGCCTTACTTTACCCCACAGAGCCCCCGGCCCCCAGGGAAGAGTCTGTGTGAGTGGTGAATCTAATAGACAAGGATGGAGATTGGACTGCAAAAATCTTGCACAGCGACTTCTCTTCAGCGAGGACTCTGAGGAAGCAGGGTGTGCTCAGAGGGGCCCATACAATACCAAGGCACCCCCAGCTTCTGCCTGCATCAATGGGCTTTCTGGTCAAGAAATAAAAAACAGTCGGCAAGTAGACAACTCCACAAA TAGGCAGGCAAGTactcacagaagaaaaaactcTCCTGGTAGCAACAACCAAAGTGTGTCAAATATGAATGCTGATCCACCTCCGGATGGTTCGAGGGACTACATCTTGTTCAGCCCCACCCACCTGGCGGCTAACATGAAGAAAGCCAAACTCCAGTCGTCATTACAGAATCACTCTGCCTCTGTGCTCACGGTCCCCAGTGGCTTAGACCTCACTACTCTGaatgacactttacctcagccag GCGTTGCCTTGTGTGCTCCCGCGGGACAAGCTGAAAAGCTGCTGTTATGCAGTTGGGGCTTACCAAAACCCGTCCTGGAGCGCTACCAGAAACACGGAGTGACTCACATGTTCGAATGGCAGGCTCAGTGCCTCACTGTTGGACAGGTGCTGCAGGGAGGAAACCTGGTATACTCTG CCCCCACCAGCGCTGGAAAAACTCTGGTCGCAGAGCTGCTGATGTTGAAGCGTGTATTAGAGACCAAAAGAAAAGCTCTCTTCATTCTTCCATTTGTCTCTGTGGCCAAAGAGAAGATGCACTACCTTCAG agtgtttttgaagaggCTGGAGTTCGTGTGGAGGGATATATGGGAAGCACCTCGGCGGCTGGAGGGTTCTCAAAACTGGATGTGGCCGTTTGCACCATAGAAAAAGCCAATTCTCTCGTTAACAGACTCATTGAAGAGGACAATATGGGTTTACTAG GTATGGTTGTGGTTGATGAGTTGCATATGGTTGGAGATTCTGGAAGAGGATACCTACTGGAACTACTCTTAACCAAAATCCGTTACATTTCGCAGAAGCAGAACACCACTgg GTCTCTTTCTGAGGGTGTACAGATCATAGGTATGAGCGCCACCTTGCCGAACCTCTCCCTCCTGGCCGGCTGGTTGGGTGCAGAGCTTTACCAGACCGACTACAGACCTGTGCCCCTGCTGGAGCATTTCAAGGTGGGCTGCAACATCTACGACAAGAGCCTCTCTGTGGTCCGGAAGTTTACTCCTTTACCCCACATTAAG GGCGATGATGACCACATAGTGAGCTTGTGCTATGAGACTGTGAGAGAGGGCCGCTCTGTGTTGCTGTTCTGCCCCTCGAAAAACTGGTGTGAGAAGCTGGCAGACAGCATCGCCAGAGAATTCTACAACCTCAGAAATGCTG GCGGTCAGGGCGAAGCAGAGCCTCAGGCAGTGCGTCTGGATCGGGATGGATTAGTGGATGTTGTAGCCCAGCTGAGAAGAACTCCAGCTGGTTTAGACCCCATCCTCCAGAGAACTGTGCCATGGGGGGTGGCCTTCCACCACGCTG GTTTGACTTTTGATGAGCGCGATGTGTTGGAGGGAGCTTTTCGTCAGTGCACGGTCAGAGTCCTCGCTGCCACCTCGACCCTCTCGTCAGGGGTTAATCTCCCCGCTCGCAGGGTCATCATTCGATCCCCTACCTTCAACGGACACATGTTGGACCCGCTCACGTACAAACAGATGGCCGGACGAGCAGGGAGAAAAGGAGTAGACACTATAG GTGAGAGTGTGCTGGTGTGTAAGGAGATAGAGCGTCAGAAAGGAATTACTCTCCTTACGGGTACTcttcagccaatcagcagctGCCTGGTgagaagagagggagagggcgTCACCACCAGCATGCTGAGAGCCATCCTGGAG ATCATTGTCGGAGGTGTAGCCAGCACGCCACAGGATGTGAGGTCATATGCTTTGTGCTCACTTCTGGCTGCCAGCATAAAATGTGACGGCATAAAAGAATCAACTGAAGAGACCAACACAGGCGCTATTGAGGCCTCTGTAGAATGGCTGATGGAGAACGAATTTATCAGTATCCAGAAGGAAGGACAAG AGGAGCGGTACTGTCCGACCCAACTAGGTGCTGCcaccctctcctcctccctctcccctcCTGAGGCTCTGGGAATATTTGCAGATCTCCAGCGGGCTATGAAGGGCTTCGTACTGGAAAATGACTTGCACATTCTGTATCTG ATCACCCCGTTGTATGCAGAGTGGACAACCATAGATTGGTACCAGTTCTTCTGTCTGTGGGAACAGCTCTCGTCATCGATGAAGAGAGTAGCGGAGCTGGTGGGCATCCAGGAAGGCTTCCTCGCAAGATCTGTCACAGGCAAACTGGTCGCCAAGACAGAGAAGCAGCGTAGACAGATGGCCATACATAAACG ATTTTTCACCACCATTGTGCTACATGATCTGGTGAATGAGGTGCCTTTGGGAACAGTGGCTTCCAAATACAACTGCAACCGGGGGCAGTTACAGTCTCTTCAGCAGTCTGCTTCTACGTATGCAG GTATGGTAACAGTTTTCTGCAAGCGCCTGGGCTGGCacaacatggagctgctgttgtCCCAGTTCCAGACCAGGCTGAGCTTCGGAGTCCAGAGGGAGCTGGTGGACCTCGTCAGGGTTTCTCTCCTGAACGCCACACGAGCCAGAGCAGTGTACGCACAAGGCCTCTGTACTGTCGCTGAGCTCGCCAGGGCTACTGTAGCTGATGTAGAGAAAGCCTTGAGGAATGCTATCCCATTTAAgag CTCTAAGCGTGCAGTGGATGAGAGTGAGGTGGAGGCAGCAGAGAGACGGAGCCTCCGCTGCGTCTGGGTCACCGGGGGTCGGGCCCTGACGGAACAGGAGGCCGCCGTTGAGATTGTTTCTGAAGCGAGGCTCCTCCTTCAGGAAGACCTGGCCCGCTTAGGAGTTCAGTGGGACCCGACAACCCTTCCCCCTGGAGCTCCTGCCGTAAACAGCCCTGACGACTCAGACACCTCAACTGCATCTGATTTGAGCTCACATGAAGCACAGCTTGACAACAACAAAGATCCCCAGCAAGGAGACAAGATTGAGAAAAGTAGAGATATTGAAAGACATGGAGAGGAGAGTGAGGAGAAAAACAAACTGAAGGAATGGAAAATGGAGGAAGAAAAAGACAAAAGAGAGCAGGGGTCAAAGTTCCAAGTCAGGGTGGTAaacagaaaaccagaggagCACAGACAATTAAATAGGACAGACAACAGAACAACTATGAATGGAGTGCAAGTAGAAAGAAGCAAAGGTACAAAAAATGATGAGACAAATGACAAAATATTAACGACAAACAATACAGAAGATCCAGATGAAAAAAGAGAAAGGCAAAAGCAGACAAGGCCGAAGCAAGGTGGAGAAGAGCAGAAGAAATCCGAGCAAAAAGAAGGAGAGAAAAGTAAAGAGTTTGTCTCAATCAGACCAGAGAGTCCTCAGGCCAACCGTCCTGTCGCTGAAAGGAGCCTGACCCAGGAATTAGCTGATCTCATATCCAGCCCCCTGCCTCTACCGATGCTACGTCCTCAGCCCTCTCTCTCCCCTATGCCTCCTCCTCGGTTTAGAGCTCGAGTGGAAGAACAACACATCGTTCCTGTAAGGACATCAGATGGCCTTGCTGCCTCACCTGTGCACCCACGTAGACTGATGCACTCGAGAGCCTTAAGCAAAGTCCTCAACTCTATACAAACTGACAAAAGCCTACAAAATAACGTAGCGCCTGCAGAGACATCACACTCAATACCCTCAGCGCCTGCAGGCCAGGTGACTTCAGCAGTTAGTGTTCCTGACCCCTTGGAGAAAACCCCTCCTGGTATTTCTTCACCTTCAGATGCAGATATGTTAGACAATCCCCTCATTGTCTCTCCTGCCTCTGTTCCCTTATTCTCTCCTGAGGCCAAGCGAAGAAGGATGGATGGTGGAGAGGTAGATGCCTTTTCATCTCCTGAGCTGTACGCAGGAGAAGCTGAGGGAGACGTTAAAAAAGGAGAGGAGAGTTTCGGTGACAGCTTTGAATTGGACACTCAGACAGAAAGAATGATTGTTCAACCGGCATTCCAACACAGAGATGGGATTGATAGAGGTACGAGTCAAACAGTAGAAACAGAAATGATAGAGGGTGTGGTAAAGACAGCTGTAGAAATCAATCAGGACAATAATGAGGGACATCTTGAAGCCTCAGTTGATGCATGTCCAAGATTCAATGTTTCTATCACAGATAGTCAAATGGAGCTCATTCTCAACACCAGCAACCAG AATTCCCCTGGTCCATGGGGGGATAATGTAGTCGAAGATAAGGATGAAGGCGGCGATGAGGAGGCTGCCTCTGAGAGTGTTAACAGGAGCAGTAGCTTCCTGTTCGACAGCCTGTACGACAGCTCTCTGCTGGCTGGTCTCGGCCAATCAGACGAAGAGGAGCCTGTTGGCCAGGAGATCATAAACCCTCTTCCATCGAGCCAGGAGCAGAGACGCAGTGAGCTTCTCGCAAATCAGGAGGCTGAAAATCAGGAGGCGGTCCAATGGGGCGAGTCCTCCTTCAACTTGTCAGAGTGGGGCGACTCGCTGATTGTGGGGGAACACTTTCTGGAGAGGCAGAGCTTGCtcaaacacacagagagagctCAAGGGGCCACTCGTCAGAAAGCTCAGCAACCCAACCCAGACAATGTTCAGATGTCAGAATCACAGCCAGAACTCCGTCAGACAAAGCCACAACccactactacaactactaccaCAAATCAAAATGAGCATGAGAAGGCAAACGGCAGTAATAATCAAGGCAATAAACACACAAATAAACAGCATAGTTATGCACAGAGTGACAATAAACCAGGCAAGAGACAGGAAACGATCAATGAACAGGGTGAAAATGGGAAGCAAGGAGAGACACACGTAAAGAAAGGAGAAATGAATGCTGTATTGTTAGATAAGGCAGTTTTAAATCACCCAGAAGTCCAAAACGCACCTGAAAGCTGTTTTGACTGCAGCCCTGGTTTGCAAGACATCTTTGACCGCTGGCCTAGTATGTCTGACCAGCCCTGGCACAACACTACAACCGGCCACCTGACAACCCATACGCTCAAACATGCTGCAAATACAGCAGAAGTTCCAGATCCACCTCAGACCTCAATACAGGTGGAGAGAAAAGGAGCAAAGTCAAAAGCTGTTGTTGCTGAGAATGATTCTCGGGAGGAACAACCCTCAAGACGTGACAGTGAGAATGTAACGGAGAGACCAGGCTCTGCCGGTGATCTTATTCCCCCTACTCAGGAAACTCCGCCTGTCACACCAAGAGTAAAAATGACGACGTCATCTGTGCAGTCACCTCTCATCTCTAAGCCAATCAAACAGTCGACTCCCTCAACTCGGCTGCTACAAAAACAAGTGATCACAAAATGTCCTCCATCTGGCCCGGGACACAGTAGACATCGATCAGAAGCTGTCACTGAACAGCCTAATTGTACATCAGACCGCTCCCACGGACACCAGCGGGGACAGAAACCCAACACTGTTACACGCTCGAGGGCTAGAACAAAAATCTTGCTACACAGTGACCAGAACCTAAGCCCTCCCGGAGGTCCTGCTTCCCCGCCCCCCCGGGGGAAGCTCCCCTCTGATGCTGAATCACCCGCGACTGATGAAGGCTTCTCACTTCAGCTGTCCCAGGATACATCGCTCGGTTCTAGCAGCTCAAGGGCCTTCTCCATTGTAGACGTGGCAAGTGACAGGCGCCTCTTCAACACTTTCATCAATGAGTGGAGAACAAAGGAGCGGTACTCTCTGGCTTTGGCCTGTGAGAAGAGGGAGCACAGTAATCAAACTGAGGAGGACATAGGAGGGAAACATAAGAGAG CATCAGCAGCTAACCAGAGGCTCCACAGAGACGATGGGTTTCCAATAATAGACAGGGATGGACTGGTGTTGATTGGACTGTCTGTCTGCTGGGGGGCAAGAGATGCCTACTACGTGTCTCTGCAGCAAGAGCAGAGCAAAG GTTTGAGCGCCAGTCTGGCCCCTCCCCCTCTGGATGATGATTTGCCGGTGAGTGAGAGGCTGCAGCAGGTGAAGGCCGGTCTGAGCAGGACGCCCACAGCTCCAACAGGAGGTGTGGTCGTCACGTGGGACATCATCCAGGTGTACAAGACGCTGGTCATGAGTTGTGGCATCAGCTTGGAGGGAAACTGTGAAGATCCCAAG GTTGCGTGCTGGCTGTTGGACCCTGGCAGTGAGGAGAGGACTCTACCCAACATGGTGACGGTCTACTGTCCTGAAGAGTTGCCTCTGCTGGGCGGACTTGGAAACCCGCATGCACACGATCCTCGTGTTAGGGCAGCAACCAAGAGCGTGCTCGTACACGCTGTCATGAACCATCTGACCGGCCTGCTAGAGAAAGACGGCATGCTTG ACTTATTCAGAAGCATTGAGATGCCCTCGCAGGTGTCTTTGGCTCTGTTGGAGCTGAATGGAGTGGGCTTCAGTGTTGAAGAGTGTGAAAGACAAAAGCATGTGATGCAAGCCAAACTCTCAGCACTGGAGTCGCAGGCCTACAACCTGGCCGGACACAGCTTCTCCCTCACCAGCATCGACGACATAGCACAG GTGTTGTTTTTAGAGCTGCACCTGCCTCCAAACGGTGACGTAGGTGGATCCAAAAGTAAGAAGACTCTTGGCTACACCAGACGAGGCGGCGGCAGAGTACGACTTGGAAAACAGTTTAGCACCACCAAG GATGTTCTGGAGAAGCTCCGCCCTCTGCACCCGTTGCCAGGTGTGATCCTGGAGTGGAGGCGGATCACTAACGCCCTGACCAAGGTGGTGTTCCCCCTGCAGCGGGAGAAGCAGTACCACAACACACTGGCCATGGACAGAATATATCCCATCGCccagacacacacagccacag GTAGAGTGAGCTTCACTGAGCCCAACATACAGAATGTCCCCAAAGACTTTGAGATTTCCATGCCCACGGTGGTGGGGGAGAGCCCACCTTCACAAGACGGAAAAACAGG AAAGAAAAGACGCTCTGCGGTGACCTCAGAACAAGGCCCGGCCTTCTGTGTCAGCATGAGGCATGCCTTCGTTCCCTTTGCAG GTGGGATGATATTGGCAGCTGATTATTCTCAGCTGGAGTTGAGAGTGTTGGCTCACCTCTCTAAGGATCAACGCCTACTGCAA GTGCTGAATGGAGGAGCAGACGTGTTTCGCTGCATCGCTGCTGAGTGGAAAAGCATTGACCCCGAGTCTGTGAACGACAACCTCCGACAACAGGCCAAACAG ATTTGCTATGGCATTATCTATGGGATGGGAGCCAAGTCTTTGGGGGAGCAAATGGGAGTGGAGGAGAACGACGCGGCCTGCTACATCGAGAGTTTTAAGGCTCGATACAAAG GGATCAATGCTTTTCTGAGAGAAACTGTGAAGAACTGTATAAAAAACGGCTATGTTCAGACACTGATGGGCCGCAGGAGGTACCTACCTGAGATCACTAACGCCAATACGCACGTCAAAGGGCAT GCAGAGCGCCAGGCAGTAAACACAACTGTGCAGGGTTCAGCAGCAGACATTGTGAAACTTGCCACCGTGAACATCCAGAAACGCCTGCGAAAAACGTATCCTGCAGCTCCCCTCTCTCACCAGCACACACATTCAG CCAGCAGTAATCGCAGGGTGCGAACATCTCCACTCAGAGGAGCCTACTTTGTACTGCAGCTGCATGATGAGCTCATCTATGAAACCACAGAGGAAGACCTCATACAG GTTGCTCATATAGTGAAGAGGGAGATGGAGTCGGCAGTAAAACTGTACGTAAAGATGAAGGCCAAAGTCAAGGTGGGACCCAGCTGGGGCAACTTGCAGGACCTAGATATATAA